GATGACGGCGTGTTCGGCGGTTCCATCAACCTCAAGCCGGAAGGCTTCGAGAAACACATGGACGCCCTCCTCGTCGATCTGGCGACCTTGCGCCAACAATCATTGGTCGCGCTGGATACCCGCCTGGACCAATACCATGGCTCGGCCATCCGTCAGTTCACTCTGGTGGCCATTGTGCTCGGCTGCCTGCTGCTGGCCGCGCTGTATCTCTTCGTTTGCCTGCAAGCCTCTATCCGCCGCAGCGCCAGTGGCATCACCCTGCTGGCCGAAGCCTTGCGCGATGGCAACCTGAGCCTGCAAGTGCCGGTGCAGGGCCGGGACGAACTGGCAGCGATCAGCACCGCCCTCAATGTCGCCGTGGTCCAGTTGCGCAACAGCCTGTTGGGCGTGGATCACGAAACACTGCAACTGAGCGACGCCGTGCGCACCCTCAACACGCATTCCAGCGGCGCCCTGGGTGAAGTCGAGGCGCAGCAGATGCAGATCAGCCAGATTGCCGCCGCCGCGACACAACTGGCCGCGACCTCCCAAGGCGTCGCGAAAAGTTGTGAACAGGCGTCAGACAGCGCCCAGCAGACCCGCCGCATCGCGGCCGACAGCAGCCGCGACAGCCAACGCACCACGGCGAGCATCCAGCAGCTCAACCAGCGGCTCAACGAGACCGCCGCCGCGCTGGGCCGGGTCAGCGAACAGGGCCAGCAGATCCAACTGGTGGTCGACACCATTCGTGGCGTGGCCGAGCAGACCAACCTGCTGGCGCTCAACGCCGCCATCGAAGCCGCTCGCGCCGGAGAACAGGGCCGCGGCTTCGCCGTCGTGGCCGACGAAGTGCGCAGCCTGTCGCAACGCACCCAGTCCTCCACGCAGCAGATCGCCGGCACCGTCGACAGCCTGCGCGCGACGGTCAACGAAGCCGTCAGCCTGATGGAAGCGGCCTGCGGCCAGGCCCAGACCGACGCCCAAGCGGTCACCGGCCTTGGTGAACGCCTCGGCGAAATTGCCAGCGCCGTGCAAAGCGTGACCGATACCCTGGCGCAGATCGCCACTGCGGTTGATGAGCAAGCCAGCACGGCTGACGAAGTCAGCGGCAATATCCAGCAGGTCGACCAGGCCGCCATGCGCCTGCTCGAAGGCGCCCGCGCCGTGAACCTGGCGGCGGATACCTTGAGCCAAGGCAGCCAGGCCTTGAGTGCAAACACAGGGAGATTTCAACTCAGCTGACGGGCATTTGCAGCGAGGGCGGATAAGCGGTTGAAAGTGCAAAGAAATATTTTAGGTTTGCGCTTGACACATCTCCACCGCAAGGGAATAATGCGCGCCACTTGGCTACATAGCTCAGTTGGTTAGAGCATAGCATTCATAATGCTGGGGTCCGGGGTTCAAGTCCCTGTGTAGCCACCAAGTCCTGTTCAAAGACATTCTTGAATGTCTTTGAGCAACAAGAAGCCCGCCTAGTGCGGGCTTTCTTGTTTCTGGGGTTCCCTGAATGCCCCCGCAAGATTTCAACTGATCCCACGGGGCGCAAGGAGTTACGCGGCTTCCTGGAAATCCATCTCCGGTGGCTGGCGACGGAAGCCTCCGGTCAGCACCGCCAGGTACACCACGCCAATCGCCAGCCAGCTCAGGCCCAGGTAGATTGCTGAGTGATCGAGGCTGACCATCAGCCATACATCCGCCGCCAGGCCGATAAACGGGAACAGCAGGAACAGCACGAGTTCACGCAGCCCCTTCCTCTCTGCTCCAATCCAGTAATGAAAGATCACTGACAGGTTCACCAGACTGAACGCGAGGAACGCGCCAAAGTTGATGAATGAGGTTGATGTAGTGACGTCCAGTTTCAGCGCCAGCAAAGCGACCACGGCGCATAAAAGAATGCTGTTGACCGGCGTACCAAAGCGCTCATGCAAGGTACCGAAGAACGATTTTGGCAGCACGCCATCACGGCCCATGGCGAACAACAGCCGCGAGCCGCTGGCCTGGGCTGACAGCCCCGACGCGAACTGGCCGACGATCAGGCCGATCAGGAAGATCGACACGAACAGGTCGCCACCGATGTTGCGGGCAATTTCGTAGGCCGCCGCGTCGACGCTGTCGAACTGGAACGACGGGTGCGCGATCTGCACGAAGTACGACACGCTGACGAAGATCAATCCGCCGATCAGGGTAATCAGCATGATCGCTCGCGGGATGGTACGGCGCGGGTCGCGGGTTTCCTCGGTCAAGGTACTGACCGCGTCAAACCCGAGGAACGAATAACAAGCGATAGCTGCACCGCTCATGATCAGCGGCATCTGCATGTCACCGTTGAAGAACGGCTTGATCGACCACAACGGTGTGCTCGCGTCCCCTGCGACGTAATGGACGCACAGCGCAACGAAGGCGACCAGGACCAGGAACTGCACCAGCATCAACAGCGCGTTGATGCCATTGGCCAATTTCAGACCGACAATATTGATCGCGCTCGTAACGCCGATGAACACCAGCACCCAGAGCCACTGTGGCAAGGCCGGGAACGCGGAGTGCAGGTAGGCCGCGCCGATCAGCCAGATCGCCATGGGCAGGAACAGGTAATCGAGCAATACCGCCCAACCGGCGATGAAACCCAGTTTCGGGCTGATCGCCTTGCGCACGTAGCTATAGGCCGAACCGGCGACGGGGAACGCCGCAGCCATTCGGCCGTAGCTCATCGCGGTGAAAAACATCGCCACCAATGCCGCCAGGTAAGCGGCGGGGACCATGCCTGTAGTGGATTGCGCGAGGATGCCGAAGGT
This genomic interval from Pseudomonas alvandae contains the following:
- a CDS encoding methyl-accepting chemotaxis protein codes for the protein MQAFLSPGIRLLGHFGFARKFQLLFLLFILPLMGSLWLIGQDYRDKLSLISGERAGVRQLLALDNLDNLLTAQRNRAARWRATETNRQPTPATLAAMAAFDAVQPALNQAATDLGATLQTEGAEADTLARYQALQTSLNGLDSKSLGSVGWWPDGYDRFTAALGALQALREQIVMDNRLTLASWLETYLLTQISTQQTPDLIERVGRLASVGQASVVSGQFTLQSRLQLRDLRSRIGDARDQLVKTGALLETRLPSELQSWAGQFQGSLKNLDSGLKVLDDGVFGGSINLKPEGFEKHMDALLVDLATLRQQSLVALDTRLDQYHGSAIRQFTLVAIVLGCLLLAALYLFVCLQASIRRSASGITLLAEALRDGNLSLQVPVQGRDELAAISTALNVAVVQLRNSLLGVDHETLQLSDAVRTLNTHSSGALGEVEAQQMQISQIAAAATQLAATSQGVAKSCEQASDSAQQTRRIAADSSRDSQRTTASIQQLNQRLNETAAALGRVSEQGQQIQLVVDTIRGVAEQTNLLALNAAIEAARAGEQGRGFAVVADEVRSLSQRTQSSTQQIAGTVDSLRATVNEAVSLMEAACGQAQTDAQAVTGLGERLGEIASAVQSVTDTLAQIATAVDEQASTADEVSGNIQQVDQAAMRLLEGARAVNLAADTLSQGSQALSANTGRFQLS
- a CDS encoding APC family permease translates to MAHLQRTLSLGSVVLFGIAYMTPIIVLGTFGILAQSTTGMVPAAYLAALVAMFFTAMSYGRMAAAFPVAGSAYSYVRKAISPKLGFIAGWAVLLDYLFLPMAIWLIGAAYLHSAFPALPQWLWVLVFIGVTSAINIVGLKLANGINALLMLVQFLVLVAFVALCVHYVAGDASTPLWSIKPFFNGDMQMPLIMSGAAIACYSFLGFDAVSTLTEETRDPRRTIPRAIMLITLIGGLIFVSVSYFVQIAHPSFQFDSVDAAAYEIARNIGGDLFVSIFLIGLIVGQFASGLSAQASGSRLLFAMGRDGVLPKSFFGTLHERFGTPVNSILLCAVVALLALKLDVTTSTSFINFGAFLAFSLVNLSVIFHYWIGAERKGLRELVLFLLFPFIGLAADVWLMVSLDHSAIYLGLSWLAIGVVYLAVLTGGFRRQPPEMDFQEAA